The Drosophila bipectinata strain 14024-0381.07 chromosome 2L, DbipHiC1v2, whole genome shotgun sequence genome has a segment encoding these proteins:
- the mRpL10 gene encoding large ribosomal subunit protein uL10m — protein MANLIQKTLPLTKTSTPALQFLRYRGKINIQRPKEPHYERARVIAVTQPKYPEAPKSKTCFQKRAERFQEQVENPYNDIIAREVRNWLEHSQLVAIFHLNSITSDEIFRVRVDLHKQNLHLKSYGRKIIGQAVKDTRYEAIMPLFHSNHCIVFSPDQQRVSTLLKITRRVPQMVLLGGIVENTLLSRNELMAYAQMPGLQAAQAQLVQTLNQAAGNLVQQLQAHQNSFVQVLDVYAKGEAKDSAEESKEETKE, from the exons ATGGCGAACTTGATACAGAAGA CGCTTCCCCTGACAAAAACCAGTACACCTGCGCTGCAATTCCTACGCTACAGAGGAAAAATCAACATACAACGTCCCAAAGAGCCGCATTATGAGCGAGCCCGTGTGATAGCCGTAACCCAACCAAAATACCCGGAAGCTCCCAAGTCTAAAACATGCTTTCAAAAGAGGGCTGAGCGTTTTCAAGAACAAGTTGAGAATCCCTACAACGATATTATAGCAAGGGAAGTGCGCAACTGGCTTGAACACTCCCAGCTGGTGGCCATCTTCCACCTGAACTCCattacctccgatgaaatctTCCGAGTGAGGGTTGACCTGCACAAACAGAACCTCCATCTTAAATCCTACGGCCGTAAGATCATTGGGCAGGCTGTTAAGGATACTCGCTACGAGGCCATAATGCCACTGTTTCACTCGAACCATTGCATCGTGTTCTCCCCGGATCAACAGCGTGTGTCCACTCTTCTGAAGATCACACGCCGGGTGCCTCAAATGGTGCTGCTTGGAGGAATTGTGGAGAACACCCTGCTGAGCAGAAACGAGCTTATGGCCTACGCTCAGATGCCAGGTCTGCAGGCTGCCCAGGCGCAGCTCGTCCAGACTCTCAACCAAGCAGCTGGCAACCTTGTCCAGCAGCTTCAGGCCCATCAGAACAGCTTTGTTCAGGTCCTAGATGTTTACGCTAAAGGCGAAGCTAAGGATTCAGCGGAAGAGTCCAAGGAAGAAACCAAGGAGTAG
- the LOC108119912 gene encoding homeobox protein Mohawk, with protein MEKSTRPKRNRRHSRRAWPPEDELHPPTRAAKRLFTPDIKRMLKDWLIRRRENPYPSREEKKQLAAETGLTYTQICNWFANWRRKLKNSEREKAKKSWGHLIKNYNHNARGNVEQFSISSEDSIWEEEMRSCPAEDEDNYYDDDELSSHSTGSDGNANNASTSAYKPNFYVESADLEERIPLLTTVAAGKAKYKHQMMEKYLRDSSTVEDEVPKPATQLNKWLESAAKFTPDRNNYHIEWNTNRQKLNGNNGQDRHNQSQVIFTSDATAAAALDDRWMLHHKDELDAAEALANMAFNCRQRWHHQTTTISS; from the exons ATGGAGAAATCAACGAGACCCAAAAGGAATCGTCGTCACAGCAG GCGTGCCTGGCCGCCAGAAGATGAACTGCATCCGCCAACCCGTGCCGCCAAGCGTCTGTTTACCCCGGACATCAAGCGAATGTTAAAGGATTGGCTTATCCGACGCCGAGAGAATCCGTATCCTAGTCGGGAAGAGAAAAAACAACTGGCAGCTGAGACTGGTCTAACATATACCCAGATCTGCAACTGGTTTGCCAACTGGAGGCGAAAATTAAAGAACTCGGAGCGGGAAAAGGCCAAGAAGTCATGGGGTCATCTAATCAAAAATTATAACCACAATGCCCGAGGAAATGTTGAGCAGTTTAGCATCTCATCGGAGGACAGTATTTGGGAGGAGGAGATGCGCTCCTGTCCAGCGGAGGATGAAGACAACTACTACGATGATGACGAGTTGTCCAGTCACAGCACTGGCAGCGATGGAAATGCTAACAATGCATCCACCTCCGCGTACAAGCCCAACTTTTATGTGGAATCTGCGGATTTGGAAGAAAGGATACCCCTTTTGACCACTGTGGCTGCGGGAAAAGCCAAGTATAAGCACCAGATGATGGAGAAGTACCTGCGCGATAGCTCTACAGTGGAGGACGAAGTCCCTAAGCCTGCAACTCAACTTAATAAGTGGCTGGAAAGTGCAGCCAAGTTCACACCCGATCGAAATAACTATCACATTGAGTGGAATACAAACAG ACAAAAATTGAATGGCAATAATGGGCAGGATCGACATAACCAGAGTCAAGTAATCTTCACCAGCGATGcaacggcagcggcggcgCTCGATGATCGCTGGATGCTTCACCACAAGGATGAGCTCGATGCCGCTGAAGCTCTGGCCAATATGGCCTTCAATTGTAGGCAACGCTGGCACCATCAAACCACCACGATCAGCTCCTGA